The window GTTGCGTGGTGGCGCTGGCAAACCAGTGCGGTGTGCGGGTATCAAATTCCGCCACCTCGCCCGGCTTCAGGACAAAGTCGTTCTCACCCAGCACCAACCGGAGCTTGCCGTTGAGGATATACACCCAGTCGTAGCCCTCATGTGATTGCGGCGTGGGAGTCTCCTTGCCTGTGCCGCCCTTGAGGACCATCTTGAAGGCCTGGATACCGCCGGGGCGTCGGGTCAGTGGAACGGCCGTACCCCATTCGTGAACGTGCGGCTTGAGATGAATGCGGGGATCGCCCGTTTCAGGGGCATCAATAAGCTCTTCCAAAGGGACCTGATGCAGCCGCGCGATGGGGAGAAGAAGCTCCAAAGTCGGTTTGCGTTGGCCCGATTCCAGCCTGGAAAGCGTGCTGACGGAGATGCCGGTGACTTCCGAAGCCTCCGCGAGGGTCACGTTGCGTTGGGTCCGCATGGCACGCAGGCGAGGGCCGACGGCGTCGAGCATGGTGCTGAAATCGGTAGTCATGCCACTAGTTTGCCATAACAGCAAAATTCCTTGCTGTTCTATGTCGTCCTGACCAACCATGGAAGGAGCGGCGCAGGGCCGGTGGATACGTGGAGGCATTCGTGAATACAAGAATTGAGAACAACATCATGGCGGAGGAGTACGACGTCGTTGTGGTGGGTGGTGGCGCGGCTGGGTTAAGTGCCGCGGTCACGCTGGGCAGGGCCTTGCGATCCGTCCTCGTCATCGACGCCGGCGAGCCGCGCAACGCACCGGCAGCCGGGGTGCACGGATTCCTGTCGCGGGACGGAATCAACCCCAAGGAACTTCTGGAACTCGGACGAGCGGAGGCGCTCCAGTACGGGGCGGACATAATGTCCGGCATCGCAGTTGGGGCACGCTCGACGGCGGAGCCAACGGACGGTTCAGAGCTCGCCTTCGAGGTGGACCTGGCCGACGGTCAAACTGTCAAAGCGCGCCGACTACTTGTCACCACCGGGCTGGTGGACATCTTGCCCGACGTTGAGGGCATCCGGGAACGTTGGGGACGCGATGTCCTGCA is drawn from Arthrobacter sp. 31Y and contains these coding sequences:
- a CDS encoding helix-turn-helix domain-containing protein — its product is MTTDFSTMLDAVGPRLRAMRTQRNVTLAEASEVTGISVSTLSRLESGQRKPTLELLLPIARLHQVPLEELIDAPETGDPRIHLKPHVHEWGTAVPLTRRPGGIQAFKMVLKGGTGKETPTPQSHEGYDWVYILNGKLRLVLGENDFVLKPGEVAEFDTRTPHWFASATTQPVELLTLFGQQGERLHVRARPKR